Genomic segment of Paenibacillaceae bacterium GAS479:
TCTTATGCCCGCGAAAATAATCCACCATCATGGAGCCTGCCATGCCGCCTCCTCCCAGGATGAGCAGCTTCATTGCAAAAAGCCGCCCCGCCGTAGCATGTCACGAATCTGCTCTTTATTCATCAGGTTCTCACTGGAGCAGAAACTGTCGAACGCCACCTCGTCGTACGTACTGTAATGCTGTTTCAGTCCGGGAATATCGAGCGAAGGCAAAATGACGAGATACTCTTTATCGTAAACAACCGTACTTTTACTTTCAAATTCCGTTAGCAGAATCTCATGAAGCTTCTCCCCGGGGCGAATGCCCGTTTCGATCACTTCCGCTTTGATACCGATGTCCTCCATGAGCACTTCGGCTAGTTCCTCAATACGGCATGTCGGCATCGTCATGACAAAGATTTCTCCGCCGAGGCTCTCCTCGGATGCTTTGAACAGCAGCGATATAGCATCTTGCAACGTCAGGAAAAAGCGAGTCATGCCGCGATCGGTCAGGCGCACCTGGCCTTTCATTTTGATCTGATTCGTAAACAGATGGATGACGCTTCCGTTCGTTCCGAGTACATTTCCGCCCCGTACACAAACGAACTTGGTGTCCGTGTTCAACAGGTTGGCGTATACGATCAGTTTTTCACCGATCGCCTTAGTCATCCCATAAAAGTTCGACGGGTTAGCCGCCTTGTCAGTAGAGATGTAGATGACGCGCTTCACCTTGTTCAGGTTAGCCGCTTCAATAACGTTCTGCGTGCCGAGCACGTTCGTTTTCAGTGCCTCATAAGGATGCTCCTCGCATACGGGCACATGTTTCAACGCCGCCAGGTGGAACACATAATCTACGCCTTGCGTCGCTTTAGTCAGCGCATCCAGATCACGAATGTCGCCAATGCGGAACGTCAGACGAGGATCTTCGAATATGCGACTCATCGTTACCTGCGCGGACTCACTTCGCGAGAATACGATGACCTCCTTGGGATTTTGCGGCAGTAGCTGACGAACGAGCTCATACCCCCAGGAACCAGTCCCTCCGGTGACGAGAATACGAGAATTCTCAAACATTCCATTTCCCTCCAAGCAAATATTTCACTACGATGTCCGAAACGTCTGTCGCCTCGTATCCTGCCGGGATGTTCCAGCTTGCTGGCAGCGACGTCATGACGTCAACCGCGCCCGAGATATTGTCCGCTCTCAGGCCGCTTACGACATTGCTGCCGCAATCAACCGTTTCCGGTCGTTCCGTTGTGTTGCGAATTGTGACTGTAGGCACCCTGAGCAGGCAGCATTCCTCCTGCACCGTACCGCTGTCGCTGACCGCACACCAGGCGCTTCGCTCCAACCGCACAAAATCGAAGAAACCGAACGGTTCGTGGAATTCCACCAGCGAATGAGGCTTCACCGATGTGCCGCCGCTGTCGATGCGGGAGCGGGTACGAGGATGGATGCTGCAAATGATACGCTTGCCATGCCGCTCCGCGATCCGGTTCAATCCCCCCAGAATGCCGTCCAAATGCTCCGGCACATCGACATTTTCAGCCCGGTGTGTCGTTACCAGCACATACTCCCGCTCCTGCAGTCCGAGTCGATTCAGCACCTTGCTGGCGTCGATCCCGTCCCTGTAAAAGCTCATCACTTCATGGATTGGATTTCCAGTCCTTACGATTCGATTGGCCGGGAAACCCTCACGTAGAAGATTGCCCTTACTGTACTCTGTGTAAGGCATATTGATCGTGGAAACGGCGTCGATGATGCGACGGTTTTTCTCCTCTGGCACGGTCAGATCATAACATCTGTTGCCCGCCTCCATATGGACGACCGAGATACCCATCCGCTCCGCTACAATGGCACACAGAGCACTGTTTGTATCACCGAGCATGAGCACAACATCCGGGCGT
This window contains:
- a CDS encoding Polysaccharide biosynthesis protein codes for the protein MFENSRILVTGGTGSWGYELVRQLLPQNPKEVIVFSRSESAQVTMSRIFEDPRLTFRIGDIRDLDALTKATQGVDYVFHLAALKHVPVCEEHPYEALKTNVLGTQNVIEAANLNKVKRVIYISTDKAANPSNFYGMTKAIGEKLIVYANLLNTDTKFVCVRGGNVLGTNGSVIHLFTNQIKMKGQVRLTDRGMTRFFLTLQDAISLLFKASEESLGGEIFVMTMPTCRIEELAEVLMEDIGIKAEVIETGIRPGEKLHEILLTEFESKSTVVYDKEYLVILPSLDIPGLKQHYSTYDEVAFDSFCSSENLMNKEQIRDMLRRGGFLQ
- a CDS encoding UDP-N-acetylglucosamine 2-epimerase (non-hydrolysing); amino-acid sequence: MRVMTVLGTRPEIIRLSLIIGKLDRLAERHILVHTGQNYTASLNDVFFQEMGVRLPDHVMTGGSQTLGGQLSVMFGEMERLLVEERPDVVLMLGDTNSALCAIVAERMGISVVHMEAGNRCYDLTVPEEKNRRIIDAVSTINMPYTEYSKGNLLREGFPANRIVRTGNPIHEVMSFYRDGIDASKVLNRLGLQEREYVLVTTHRAENVDVPEHLDGILGGLNRIAERHGKRIICSIHPRTRSRIDSGGTSVKPHSLVEFHEPFGFFDFVRLERSAWCAVSDSGTVQEECCLLRVPTVTIRNTTERPETVDCGSNVVSGLRADNISGAVDVMTSLPASWNIPAGYEATDVSDIVVKYLLGGKWNV